A single Lolium perenne isolate Kyuss_39 chromosome 6, Kyuss_2.0, whole genome shotgun sequence DNA region contains:
- the LOC127307496 gene encoding mavicyanin-like, with translation MAAAMKITLLVMAAMAILSTTSAATYNVGEPAGEWGFGINYGSWASSKQFIPGDSIVFKYSPQAHDVLEVSKADYDSCSAASPMTTLKTGNDIVALPATGTRYFICGIAGHCSAGMKVTIDVVSASSPSTPSSPAPASGPSTSNSPPPPSPSAATSVKVTTGLGLVVLLASLMA, from the coding sequence ATGGCAGCTGCTATGAAGATCACCCTCCTTGTCATGGCGGCGATGGCCATCTTGAGCACCACCTCAGCGGCCACATACAACGTCGGCGAGCCGGCCGGCGAGTGGGGCTTCGGCATCAACTACGGCAGCTGGGCGTCCTCCAAGCAGTTCATCCCCGGTGACAGTATTGTGTTCAAGTACTCACCGCAGGCGCATGACGTGCTTGAGGTCAGCAAGGCCGACTATGACTCCTGCAGCGCCGCAAGCCCAATGACCACCCTTAAAACCGGCAACGACATCGTCGCACTCCCCGCCACGGGCACCCGCTACTTCATCTGCGGTATCGCTGGCCACTGCTCAGCTGGAATGAAGGTCACGATCGACGTCGTGTCAGCCTCATCCCCgtcgacaccatcgtcgcccgcaCCAGCCAGCGGTCCCAGCACCAGCAACTCTCCCCCACCGCCATCGCCCTCCGCCGCTACCTCCGTCAAGGTCACAACAGGCCTTGGCCTTGTCGTTCTGCTTGCCAGTCTCATGGCTTGA